Proteins from one Aspergillus nidulans FGSC A4 chromosome VIII genomic window:
- a CDS encoding uncharacterized protein (transcript_id=CADANIAT00001956), with product MDKGSVDMVEQADKQQLGYLADSEDQKLSKWDSLKKYPWTFFWCLYAVWCVLLVSFENQAAGVVISIPQFRQDFGSLYEDSYVLDSKWQSAFSGGPVASAVVGALSSGQIADTFGRKWTILGALLISVAAVALEFVSTTNEMFFGGKFLNGFALGALASIPVTYVGEISPLALRGTLTCLTALAYCIGPFTVALITNTTGTYTTRWAYRSVFAAQWGFAAIALSLVLFMPESPWWLVSRGRESDALSSLSRLGYNNGEQTKKLSAIKTTLDQIRRETEGVTYAECFRTSNLRRTIISIAPLSIQAMSGIVFAASYSTYYFQLAGYTDAMSFRLQIVQQVMSIVGNLMSYLLIDRLGRRNLMLYGLGIMTCILMITGGLGVVASDGSNPNSGGAVKGTVALILLYCWWYNCTIGAAGYTLLAEVSTSRLRIKTIAIGLALQNALYTMWSFVLPYLFNPDKADLGAKVTFIFGGLSVISLVYLWFYQPETAGRTYAELDEMFAKRVPAWKFKTYHTDSQAMGEAAREGRNVKRGV from the coding sequence ATGGACAAAGGCAGCGTCGACATGGTTGAGCAAGCCGACAAGCAGCAGCTCGGCTACCTCGCCGATTCGGAAGACCAGAAGCTGAGCAAATGGGACAGCCTTAAAAAGTACCCATGGACCTTCTTCTGGTGTCTCTATGCCGTCTGGTGTGTTCTCCTGGTCAGCTTCGAGAACCAGGCAGCTGGAGTCGTCATCTCAATCCCGCAATTCCGCCAGGATTTCGGCAGCTTGTACGAAGATAGCTATGTCCTCGATAGCAAGTGGCAATCGGCCTTCAGCGGCGGTCCCGTCGCTTCTGCCGTCGTGGGCGCCCTCTCCTCTGGTCAAATTGCAGATACCTTCGGTCGTAAATGGACAATCCTCGGCGCCCTGTTGATCTCCGTGGCCGCCGTAGCCCTTGAGTTCGTATCTACCACGAACGAGATGTTCTTCGGTGGAAAGTTCCTCAACGGCTTCGCTCTCGGTGCTCTCGCCTCCATCCCCGTCACCTACGTTGGCGAAATCTCCCCTCTAGCGCTTCGCGGAACGCTCACTTGTCTAACCGCATTGGCTTACTGTATTGGCCCCTTCACCGTCGCCCTCATTACAAACACCACAGGCACCTACACCACCCGCTGGGCCTATCGCTCTGTTTTCGCCGCCCAATGGGGCTTCGCAGCCATCGCCCTCTCACTTGTCCTTTTCATGCCCGAGTCCCCTTGGTGGCTCGTCTCCAGGGGCCGGGAGTCAGACGCCCTCTCCAGCCTTTCCCGCCTTGGGTACAACAACGGCGAACAAACCAAGAAACTTTCCGCTATCAAGACAACACTCGATCAGATCCGCCGCGAAACTGAAGGCGTCACCTACGCCGAGTGCTTCCGCACCTCCAACCTCCGCCGCACAATCATCTCTATCGCCCCACTCTCCATCCAGGCCATGTCCggcatcgtcttcgccgcctccTACAGCACTTACTACTTCCAGCTAGCAGGGTACACTGACGCCATGAGCTTTCGTCTTCAAATTGTACAGCAAGTCATGTCGATTGTCGGGAATCTCATGTCCTACCTCTTGATCGACCGCCTCGGCCGCCGCAACCTCATGCTTTACGGCCTTGGCATCATGACCTGCATCCTCATGATTACGGGTGGACTTGGCGTCGTGGCATCCGACGGAAGTAACCCTAACTCCGGCGGTGCTGTCAAGGGAACCGTCGCGCTGATTCTCCTCTACTGCTGGTGGTATAACTGCACCATCGGGGCAGCGGGATACACGCTGCTCGCAGAGGTCTCAACCTCTCGTCTCCGGATTAAGACAATAGCCATTGGCCTTGCCTTGCAAAACGCCCTCTACACGATGTGGTCCTTTGTTCTCCCGTACCTATTTAACCCAGACAAGGCGGATCTCGGCGCGAAAGTGACGTTTATCTTTGGTGGGCTGTCGGTTATCTCCCTTGTCTATTTGTGGTTTTATCAGCCGGAGACGGCGGGAAGGACCTATGCGGAATTGGACGAGATGTTTGCGAAGAGGGTTCCGGCTTGGAAATTCAAGACGTATCACACGGATTCTCAAGCTATGGGCGAGGCGGCTAGGGAGGGACGTAATGTGAAGCGGGGTGTTTAG
- a CDS encoding protein bglB (transcript_id=CADANIAT00001957) — MSFQKVDPAQIESVLSKLTLEEKISLLAGKNFWETQDYPEKGVPPVKTSDGPNGARGATFKGGVTAACFPASSLLAATWDLDAAKHIGEALADETRSKGARVLLAPTVCIHRHPLGGRNFESFSEDPFLAGKLAAQYIKGLQGNGVAATIKHYAANEQETCRFTVNEHITERALREIYLKPFEIAIKESNPLAVMTAYNIVNGTHADSNNFLLRDVLRGEWGWKGLVMSDWGGTNSTADALNAGLDLEMPGPTRWRKVDEVLAVVKSGAVLEETIDERARNVLELLAKLNCFENPTIPEEKAINRPEHQKLIRSVGSQGLVLLKNEGDVLPLRKEILTNKKVALLGFAREALIHGGGSASVNAHYRVTPEEGLRAALGDTVEFEYAKGAHTFRQLPLMSDNVVNLEGQPGWTLDFFADEEPNGEPGSSISSEQPSYIPLFVKESWGSVRASAHFTPTQSGKHYFGMSGLGRSKLLIDGEVIYEQKLNCPDSMGFLLGGVEEPEIQYSFEAGKTYAVEVVSVKPTSKGGLALLDGFIGFRLGFMTEEEHNRDLLSEAVDVAKRSDIAIVFTGHTPDWETEGQDQISFHLPSNGSQDRLVAAVGAANPNTVVVNCTGVAVAMPWLDKVKAVVQAWFPGQEAGNAIADVLTGAVNPSGRLPVSFPRAIEDAPAHGNFPGDYTDGKDNRRHLEVTYKEGVFVGYRHYDLSEANRAKVLFPFGYGLSYTTFTHANHKASATSRNTVEVAVDVTNVGTCAGADVVQVYAGAKLAVPENPVKELVGFAKVHLKPGETKTANITFEVRQLTHFTERSGKWELESGDYEISIGQSVRDITGKVEIGLEAQNYKP, encoded by the exons atgagCTTCCAAAAGGTCGATCCTGCGCAGATAGAGAGCGTGCTCTCTAAGCtgactctggaagagaag ATCTCCCTGCTGGCGGGGAAGAACTTCTGGGAAACACAAGACTATCCAGAAAAGGGGGTGCCACCTGTCAAG ACTTCAGATGGTCCCAACGGGGCGCGCGGTGCCACATTCAAGGGAGGAGTAACAGCTGCCTGTTTCCCAGCGTCCTCTCTCTTAGCTGCGACGTGGGATCTCGACGCGGCAAAGCACATTGGAGAAGCATTGGCTGACGAGACGCGCTCGAAAGGCGCAAGGGTTCT ATTAGCACCCACAGTCTGCAttcatcgccatcctctGGGAGGCCGCAACTTCGAATCGTTCAGTGAAGATCCTTTCCTTGCAGGAAAGCTCGCGGCGCAGTATATTAAAGGCCTTCAGGGCAACGGCGTCGCTGCAACCATCAAGCACTATGCCGCGAACGAGCAAGAGACCTGCCGATTCACAGTCAACGAACATATCACAGAACGAGCACTCCGAGAAATCTACCTGAAACCATTCGAGATCGCCATCAAAGAGTCGAACCCGCTGGCAGTTATGACCGCCTACAACATTGTGAATGGAACCCACGCTGACTCGAACAATTTTCTCTTGCGAGATGTGCTCAGGGGAGAATGGGGATGGAAGGGTCTTGTTATGAGTGATTGGGGCGGTACCAACTCCACGGCCGACGCTCTGAATGCTGGTCTTGACCTAGAAATGCCCGGTCCTACAAGGTGGCGCAAGGTAGACGAAGTGCTTGCAGTCGTAAAGTCTGGTGCCGTGTTGGAGGAGACTATCGACGAGCGCGCGCGCAACGTTCTGGAGCTTCTTGCTAAGCTGAATTGTTTCGAAAATCCTACTAttccagaagagaaggccaTCAATCGTCCTGAACACCAGAAATTAATCCGCTCCGTGGGAAGTCAaggcctcgtcctcctcaaaAACGAGGGCGATGTTCTTCCTCTGAGAAAAGAGATATTGACCAACAAGAAGGTAGCTCTTCTGGGCTTTGCGCGAGAAGCTCTCATTCACGGCGGTGGCAGTGCTTCAGTCAATGCACATTATCGAGTCACTCCAGAAGAGGGTCTCCGCGCCGCTTTAGGCGACACTGTTGAGTTTGAATATGCCAAGGGTGCACACACTTTCCGCCAGCTGCCCTTAATGAGCGACAACGTTGTTAACCTAGAAGGCCAACCTGGTTGGACCCTAGACTTTTTTGCGGACGAGGAGCCCAACGGCGAGCCAGGCTCATCGATCTCGTCCGAGCAACCCAGCTATATACCGCTCTTTGTCAAGGAATCATGGGGAAGTGTCCGAGCCAGCGCCCATTTCACACCCACGCAAAGCGGGAAACACTATTTTGGCATGTCTGGGTTGGGCCGGTCCAAACTCTTGATCGACGGCGAGGTCATCTACGAACAGAAGCTGAATTGTCCGGACTCCATGGGATTCTTACTCGGCGGCGTGGAAGAGCCAGAAATCCAGTATTCATTcgaagctggaaagaccTATGCGGTCGAAGTGGTTTCGGTGAAACCCACCAGCAAGGGCGGTCTCGCTCTGCTGGACGGCTTCATTGGTTTCCGTCTCGGGTTCATGACCGAGGAAGAGCACAATAGAGATTTGCTGTCTGAAGCCGTCGATGTAGCCAAACGTAGTGATATCGCAATTGTCTTCACTGGCCATACTCCAGATTGGGAGACGGAAGGGCAGGACCAGATAAGCTTCCACCTACCGTCCAACGGTTCCCAGGACCGGCTCGTGGCAGCTGTTGGAGCCGCCAACCCTAACACCGTTGTCGTGAACTGCACTGGCGTAGCGGTTGCTATGCCTTGGTtggacaaggtcaaggcgGTTGTTCAAGCGTGGTTCCCAGGACAGGAAGCCGGCAATGCAATTGCTGACGTACTCACCGGCGCTGTGAACCCTTCTGGACGTCTACCTGTGTCCTTCCCTCGGGCGATCGAGGATGCCCCTGCACACGGTAACTTCCCCGGTGACTACACAGACGGGAAGGACAACCGGCGCCATCTCGAAGTTACATACAAGGAAGGTGTCTTCGTGGGCTACCGGCACTATGATCTCTCTGAAGCCAACCGCGCCAAGGTCCTGTTCCCGTTCGGCTACGGTCTATCCTACACCACTTTTACACATGCGAATCACAAAGCAAGTGCTACGAGCAGGAACACCGTCGAAGTGGCCGTGGATGTCACTAACGTCGGCACCtgtgctggagctgatgtTGTTCAAGTCTACGCTGGTGCAAAACTGGCAGTCCCAGAGAACCCAGTCAAAGAGCTAGTTGGTTTCGCCAAGGTACACCTCAAGCCGGGGGAGACCAAGACTGCCAATATCACATTCGAAGTGCGCCAACTGACTCACTTCACGGAGAGGAGCGGCAAGTGGGAGCTGGAATCAGGCGACTATGAAATATCAATCGGTCAGTCCGTGAGGGATATCACTGGCAAGGTGGAGATTGGTCTGGAAGCCCAGAATTATAAACCTTGA
- a CDS encoding uncharacterized protein (transcript_id=CADANIAT00001958), whose product MTDRPSTLQSFPTKPRVFIVSDISNEPDDAESLVRYLLYSHQFQTEGLVACTSTWMKNKVCPQDMHKIIDAYEKVVDNLNAHVHPNARYQPASHFRGLVRKGAEVYGMQAVGDDIPLSEGGELLLERMQHSSDQPLWILCWGGTNVLAQVLFRIEKLHSKEEAARLRSRIRVYAISDQDDTGPWIRHRYPDVFYIASVHGWNYYGMAAWTGISGDRYYNFDQGGPDFTKMTKEWIRENIQIGELGSAYPDYLFIPEGDTATFLYLIQNGLGVPEHPEYGSWGGRYQRSDISANSLASLHYGDAVDQVVGADGRTYSTNHGTIWRWRDQFQNDFAARIQWTLSPDFDAANHAPVVSVNGDTSLTPFEVEAEAGSTFTLDASESYDPDNGDVLTFEWFHYKDPSATQWWVDAEVADLGIKPIDGRRKVEITVPPPEKCCVELMSRQPILRGQVLHLILQVTDNGSPALTSYRRILIQTTNPRLEGGGKGADAVGDLMAEFALLFSLREKRCLTIKSKSNVLKALSWGCPGNAVRNSGILPSLRRQVEYESHSTSTTQPTRVTSQSAEVLPTDLALFQPEYSAAFVPAREALSEHPMRGATLVNQRNRAPEANHSIMSQPGIIQPSFEQHPTGFGVGYPSPRISWRFTATESTASQWQQTAYEIEVARSGSTEKHRVESRESVLVPWPSQPLQSREVARVRVRSYGGPDNAPTEWSAWSTVECGLLNREDWTARAITSLFKQKEGPLRPIRFRKTFTLPAAAARARLYITSLGVFQAFINGERVGDHCMAPGWTSYHSRLSYEVFDVGPLLKEGKDNAIAVEVSEGWYATRLGFHGGRRFIYGDELALFAQLEIVPEREQQPLVVATDSSWESHESAIIRSEIYDGEVYDVREEQHNWKSASATPWESTREIAMPETQLVAPNAPPVRVTEVVNPVEIIRTPSGKVIIDFGQNLVGRVRIRSVKKTVGHSIILKHAEVLENSELGTRPLRVAKAQDEIISAGQEICDWAPSFTFHGFRYVQVDGWSPEDADTPLTLQSLTAEVMHTDLDRTGWFSCSHPMVNKLHQNAWWSMRGNFLSVPTDCPQRDERLGWTGDLQVFAPSASFLYRTAGMLSDWLQDLSAEQLAHPKAVPPLVVPNVIDESFWPTFPQAVWDDITIILPWTLYQYYGDIEILRRQYPSMAGYLDRGVQRGPDRLWDDTLFQLGDWLDPTAPPDQPGNSRTDGTLVADAYLVYITGLLARISAIIGESADASRYSTDYRALKSRFQTKYISPTGLLIGDTQTALSLALVFDLHDEPEQAAAAGSRLARLVRIAKFQVSTGFAGTPVITHALTKAGHHQLAYRMLQESNCPSWMYPIRMGATTIWERWDSMLADGSINPGEMTSFNHYALGSIINWLHKTVAGVSPLEPGWRQILVQPLPGGTITSAEAAYETSYGRLECQWEIKNGDQFKLELVVPPNSTAMVILPGGRDQDSKPVGSGRWVFEKTFDARVGWPPKALVPPIFEPEDTE is encoded by the exons ATGACTGATCGTCCCAGCACTCTCCAAAGCTTTCCCACCAAACCTCGCGTCTTTATTGTGTCAGATATATCCAATGAGCCCGACGACGCCGAATCACTCGTTCGTTACCTACTCTATAGCCATCAATTCCAGACGGAGGGTCTGGTTGCGTGCACGTCCACATGGATGAAGAACAAGGTCTGTCCGCAAGATATGCATAAGATCATCGACGCCTACGAGAAAGTCGTCGACAACCTCAATGCCCACGTTCATCCCAATGCCAGATACCAGCCGGCAAGCCACTTTAGAGGTCTCGTGCGCAAAGGCGCGGAGGTTTATGGTATGCAGGCAGTAGGAGATGACATACCTCTCAGCGAAGGCGGCGAGCTGCTCCTCGAGCGAATGCAGCATTCCAGCGATCAGCCCCTGTGGATTCTCTGCTGGGGCGGCACCAACGTTCTGGCACAAGTGCTTTTCCGCATCGAGAAACTTCACTCCAAGGAGGAAGCCGCCCGGCTGCGGTCGAGGATTCGCGTTTATGCTATATCGGATCAGGATGACACAGGACCCTGGATTCGTCACCGGTATCCAGACGTCTTCTACATTGCTTCTGTTCACGGCTGGAACTACTACGGCATGGCCGCGTGGACTGGGATATCGGGAGATAGATACTACAATTTCGACCAAGGCGGGCCAGATTTCACCAAAATGACCAAGGAATGGATCCGTGAGAATATCCAGATAGGCGAGTTGGGCTCCGCGTACCCCGACTATCTCTTCATTCCTGAGGGCGATACGGCCACGTTCTTGTACTTGATTCAGAACGGGCTGGGTGTGCCCGAGCATCCGGAGTACGGCTCATGGGGTGGTCGGTACCAGCGGTCTGATATCAGTGCCAATAGCCTTGCCAGCCTCCACTATGGTGATGCTGTGGACCAGGTAGTCGGAGCGGACGGCCGGACATATAGCACCAATCATGGGACTATATGGCGCTGGAGAGACCAGTTCCAGAACGACTTTGCTGCGCGTATACAATGGACTCTTTCGCCGGACTTTGACGCAGCCAATCATGCTCCGGTTGTCTCTGTCAATGGCGACACCAGCCTGACCCCCTTTgaggtcgaggccgaggcggGCTCGACCTTCACACTCGACGCATCTGAGAGTTATGATCCGGATAATGGTGACGTTTTGACCTTCGAATGGTTTCACTATAAGGACCCTAGTGCAACACAGTGGTGGGTGGATGCAGAAGTCGCAGATCTAGGAATCAAACCTATTGATGGACGCCGGAAGGTCGAAATTACCGTTCCTCCACCAGAGAAATGCTGCGTGGAGTTGATGAGCAGGCAACCTATCCTTCGGGGACAGGTCCTGCATCTGATTCTCCAGGTGACAGATAACGGTTCACCTGCGCTTACGAGCTATCGACGGATATTGATTCAGACAACAAACCCCCGACTAGAAGGGGGAGGCAAGGGAGCTGATGCTGTGGGGGACCTTATGGCTGAGTTTGC CCTTCTATTCTCCCTCCGTGAAAAGCGATGCCTTACCATCAAGTCGAAATCGAACGTCTTGAAGGCGCTATCATGGGGCTGTCCAGGGAATGCGGTCCGAAACTCCGGCATTCTCCCCAGCTTGCGTAGACAGGTGGAGTACGAGTCACATTCAACTTCCACCACGCAACCTACAAGAGTCACGAGTCAGTCCGCCGAAGTTCTGCCGACTGACCTCGCTCTATTCCAGCCCGAATATTCGGCGGCATTTGTTCCAGCACGGGAAGCTCTAAGTGAGCACCCCATGCGGGGAGCAACACTCGTaaaccaaagaaatcgcGCACCAGAGGCCAACCATAGCATCATGTCTCAACCAGGAATAATCCAGCCGTCTTTTGAACAACATCCTACAGGCTTCGGCGTTGGCTACCCATCGCCTCGCATATCGTGGAGGTTTACTGCCACCGAAAGCACCGCTTCACAATGGCAACAGACGGCATACGAAATCGAAGTGGCTCGCAGCGGCAGTACTGAGAAACACCGGGTCGAATCAAGAGAATCAGTTCTTGTGCCATGGCCAAGTCAACCGCTGCAGTCTCGAGAGGTTGCTAGAGTCCGCGTCCGCTCGTATGGAGGTCCTGATAATGCACCGACCGAGTGGTCTGCCTGGAGCACGGTCGAGTGTGGGCTACTGAATCGTGAAGACTGGACTGCGCGTGCAATCACCAGCTTATTCAAGCAGAAGGAGGGCCCGTTGCGGCCAATTCGGTTTAGAAAGACGTTCACACTCCCGGCTGCAGCGGCGCGGGCTCGGTTATACATCACCAGTTTGGGGGTGTTCCAGGCATTCATTAATGGGGAGCGGGTGGGTGATCACTGCATGGCTCCTGGGTGGACGAGCTATCACAGTCGGTTGAGCTACGAGGTGTTCGATGTCGGCCCGCTGttgaaggaagggaaggataATGCAATCGCTGTGGAGGTTTCAGAGGGATGGTATGCTACGCGGCTTGGTTTCCACGGCGGTAGACGTTTTATTTATGGAGACGAGCTTGCGTTGTTTGCTCAGCTGGAAATTGTTCCGGAGCGTGAACAACAGCCGCTCGTGGTGGCGACGGACTCGAGCTGGGAATCGCACGAGTCTGCTATCATCCGCAGCGAAATCTATGATGGAGAAGTTTACGACGTGCGGGAAGAGCAGCATAACTGGAAGAGCGCATCGGCTACTCCATGGGAATCAACGCGCGAAATAGCAATGCCAGAGACGCAGCTGGTGGCGCCAAACGCGCCACCAGTGCGAGTGACCGAAGTGGTCAATCCAGTTGAAATCATTCGCACGCCGTCCGGCAAAGTAATCATTGATTTTGGGCAAAACCTCGTTGGCCGTGTCCGGATCCGCTCCGTAAAGAAGACCGTGGGCCACTCTATCATTCTCAAGCATGCGGAAGTGCTCGAGAATAGCGAACTTGGAACGCGTCCGCTGCGAGTGGCCAAGGCCCAGGACGAGATCATCTCAGCAGGACAGGAGATTTGTGACTGGGCTCCTAGCTTTACTTTCCATGGCTTCCGGTATGTTCAGGTTGATGGATGGAGCCCTGAAGACGCCGACACCCCTCTTACTCTACAAAGCCTGACCGCCGAAGTCATGCATACCGACCTTGATCGAACTGGTTGGTTTAGCTGCTCACATCCAATGGTCAATAAACTGCATCAAAATGCATGGTGGAGCATGCGCGGGAATTTCCTCTCGGTCCCAACCGACTGCCCACAGCGTGACGAGCGCTTGGGTTGGACTGGTGACCTTCAAGTCTTTGCTCCTTCAGCGAGCTTTCTCTACCGGACAGCAGGGATGCTAAGTGACTGGTTGCAGGATCTCTCGGCTGAACAGCTGGCACATCCTAAGGCAGTTCCACCATTGGTCGTGCCAAATGTGATAGACGAGTCTTTCTGGCCCACATTCCCACAGGCTGTCTGGGATGATATCACGATCATCTTACCCTGGACCCTGTATCAGTACTATGGAGATATTGAGATCCTCCGCCGGCAGTACCCTAGCATGGCCGGCTACCTCGATCGTGGCGTGCAGCGCGGTCCGGACCGTCTCTGGGATGACACGCTTTTCCAGCTGGGTGACTGGCTTGATCCTACTGCCCCTCCAGACCAGCCTGGCAACTCTCGCACGGACGGAACCCTGGTCGCCGATGCCTACTTAGTGTATATAACAGGACTCCTTGCCCGCATCAGTGCTATTATTGGAGAATCCGCCGATGCCTCCCGTTACAGCACCGACTATCGTGCCCTCAAGTCGCGCTTTCAGACCAAGTACATCTCTCCCACAGGCCTTCTCATTGGAGATACCCAGACAGCACTCAGTCTTGCCCTAGTCTTTGACCTCCATGATGAGCCTGAACAAGCCGCAGCAGCGGGCAGCCGTCTAGCCCGACTCGTCCGGATAGCCAAATTCCAAGTCTCTACCGGCTTTGCCGGCACACCTGTCATAACACACGCATTAACCAAAGCGGGACACCACCAGCTCGCCTATCGCATGTTACAAGAATCCAACTGCCCCTCATGGATGTACCCGATCCGCATGGGCGCTACCACCATCTGGGAGCGCTGGGACAGCATGCTCGCCGATGGCAGCATCAACCCCGGCGAAATGACCAGTTTCAACCATTACGCTCTAGGATCGATCATCAACTGGCTGCATAAAACTGTTGCTGGCGTGAGTCCGTTGGAGCCTGGATGGCGGCAGATCCTTGTCCAACCTTTACCAGGTGGCACAATCACATCTGCCGAAGCAGCCTATGAGACGTCATATGGTCGGTTAGAGTGCCAGTGGGAGATTAAAAATGGTGACCAGTTCAAGCTGGAGCTTGTTGTGCCGCCTAACTCAACAGCGATGGTGATACTTCCTGGTGGCCGGGACCAAGACAGCAAGCCCGTGGGCTCCGGACGGTGGGTGTTTGAGAAGACATTCGACGCAAGGGTCGGATGGCCGCCCAAGGCGCTGGTGCCGCCGATATTTGAGCCGGAGGATAC AGAATAG